GCGTATTTCCTGACCACGCCCGAAATGACGTAGATGCTTTTGGGGGGTTCGGAAGTTACAGGGGGAAGAGTGTCAAAGCGCAGATAAATCTTGGGCCGGGATTCGCTGGCGTGCCGTTTGGCCCCAAGGCTCGCCTGCTCATACCAGGTCTTCAGCCCTTCCACCCTGCCCCCGGCCGAAAAAAAGCTGTCCGGAGCCACGTTCTTGTTGCCGAAGCGGTAGTGTTTGAACAAGTTCAGGATTCGACCTTCCATGTTGAGGCATGCTTTGCCAATATCATATGAACGGCTTTCCGTCAGACGCAGAATGGCTTCGGGCAAACCTATGTGCACATCAATATTATGGTCCGCCATATTGCCGTTGTAACAAAGGAGCATTGCCGGATATCCAAAGAGGTGGCTGACGTCCTCTTCGGCCCAGCCACCTTGAGTAGCAGGCCCAACTTTGCCTCTTCCAAGGTAGGTCTTATGCTCCCGATCTCTCACAGTCGTCC
This window of the Desulfomicrobium apsheronum genome carries:
- a CDS encoding T6SS immunity protein Tli4 family protein, with the protein product HYMTIDTASPNPNLPPCPVTMFPIGRFMIPVPKDMKLGAGIHNINKITIEEIAWEKGRDREEYLKEVWTTVRDREHKTYLGRGKVGPATQGGWAEEDVSHLFGYPAMLLCYNGNMADHNIDVHIGLPEAILRLTESRSYDIGKACLNMEGRILNLFKHYRFGNKNVAPDSFFSAGGRVEGLKTWYEQASLGAKRHASESRPKIYLRFDTLPPVTSEPPKSIYVISGVVRKYAMKLHVLRSQKRVLAGMEGLEEVYVGGNKDDDELRLTAFWRFQGVPKDPEKPDIEIQMTCPESAKEDALRMWDAVMTKFTTVREYYGRRP